Proteins found in one Paenibacillus sp. FSL R10-2782 genomic segment:
- a CDS encoding aspartyl-phosphate phosphatase Spo0E family protein, whose translation MLMNQGVTLLRVERAMRKLYQVQKKYGFLTHPKVIEQSKKLDDLLNHYQTGKSEH comes from the coding sequence ATGCTGATGAATCAAGGTGTGACTTTACTTCGTGTCGAGAGAGCCATGAGGAAACTGTATCAAGTTCAGAAAAAGTACGGATTTTTAACACATCCCAAAGTGATTGAACAATCCAAGAAGCTGGATGATCTGCTGAATCATTACCAAACGGGCAAATCAGAGCATTAA
- a CDS encoding glycosyltransferase family 2 protein: protein MQGPIAIFSDNHRAIDYPNVIYFYEYIQCEDQEATSVYEDACCCLIDYREPGQAVWVANQIRSRFPQMPLLLVTDVSHPFSDQHMVQITGIGRLRLLFWQAHDNEELLSEIQSLLYPEYSAKSRHIAFILSVYNEEQRFVHVKKFAERLQAFIRSHIVEGSIYLIDDGSHDGTNALIKALEAATDLSVNRINQNLSPLLQTRELGRNTRKAGTYLEGMRTIGADYYVFVDADDSFFIEDIAKMINVVRQGYYDVVIGTKDMTAENRSLLRSVVSFGKRVISRPFLPTGVVDSQTGLKVMSSVAVKRMFPHLKEQLGLALDLEMMFIAKRLQLRVLQLPVKCIDRDGSHIHVWKDSIRFLRSIIDIWRLDRRVR from the coding sequence GTGCAGGGACCTATAGCCATTTTTAGCGATAACCACAGGGCTATTGATTATCCCAACGTGATTTATTTTTACGAGTATATACAGTGTGAGGATCAGGAGGCTACTTCAGTCTATGAAGACGCATGCTGCTGCCTGATTGATTACAGGGAGCCTGGACAGGCTGTATGGGTAGCCAATCAGATTCGTAGCCGATTTCCGCAGATGCCGCTGTTGCTGGTGACGGATGTATCGCATCCGTTCAGTGATCAGCATATGGTGCAGATTACCGGAATAGGCCGTTTGCGCCTGCTGTTTTGGCAAGCCCATGACAACGAAGAATTGCTTTCCGAAATTCAAAGCTTGCTCTATCCCGAGTATTCAGCCAAAAGTCGGCATATTGCTTTTATCTTGTCTGTGTATAACGAGGAGCAGCGTTTTGTGCATGTCAAGAAGTTTGCTGAACGGCTGCAAGCCTTTATCCGCAGCCATATTGTAGAGGGCTCCATTTATCTCATTGATGATGGCAGTCACGATGGGACGAATGCCTTGATCAAAGCGCTGGAGGCAGCGACAGACCTGTCCGTGAACCGGATTAATCAGAATCTGAGTCCGCTGCTTCAAACCAGGGAACTGGGACGCAATACCCGCAAGGCAGGAACGTATCTGGAAGGGATGCGTACCATCGGCGCGGATTACTATGTATTTGTGGACGCGGACGATTCCTTTTTTATTGAGGATATTGCCAAAATGATTAATGTCGTTCGGCAGGGCTACTATGATGTGGTGATTGGAACCAAGGACATGACGGCTGAAAACCGTTCCTTATTACGATCTGTAGTCAGTTTCGGCAAACGTGTCATTTCGCGGCCGTTTTTACCGACAGGCGTGGTAGATTCCCAAACAGGGCTTAAAGTGATGAGTTCGGTCGCTGTGAAGAGGATGTTCCCGCATTTGAAGGAACAGCTCGGACTGGCGCTGGATCTGGAAATGATGTTTATCGCCAAGCGACTCCAGCTTCGAGTGCTGCAATTACCTGTCAAGTGTATTGACCGGGACGGATCGCACATCCATGTCTGGAAGGATTCTATTCGTTTTTTGCGCTCCATCATTGATATTTGGCGACTGGATCGGCGGGTGAGATAA
- a CDS encoding XRE family transcriptional regulator encodes MNRRNAVTPFGWEIKQKLIEKRMDQKTFCTTYHIPASRLSKLIHGTRKATRYRKQVSELLGIEE; translated from the coding sequence TTGAATCGACGAAATGCTGTAACCCCTTTTGGGTGGGAGATCAAACAAAAACTGATCGAGAAAAGAATGGATCAAAAAACGTTTTGTACTACATATCATATTCCGGCCTCCAGATTGTCCAAACTCATTCACGGGACACGTAAGGCTACGAGATATAGAAAGCAAGTATCCGAATTGCTTGGAATTGAAGAATAA
- a CDS encoding NAD-dependent malic enzyme: MEAFYVNKDGSLSTPLRGKDVLANPLLNKGVAFTEEERKELGLEGILPPTILSLEKQSVRAYQQFLAQPTMLRKNASLNDLHNRNVVLYYRLLTDHLSEMLPVVYTPTVGTAIQEYSHEYNRPGGVYLSIDNPNGIGQAFYNSGLSGEDVDLIVVTDSESILGIGDWGVGGINIAIGKLAVYTAAAGIHPGRVLPIVLDVGTNNEKLLNDPLYIGNRHKRVRGEAYNQFIDTFISKTLAQFPKALLHWEDVGSVNARHIIGKYGQSILTFNDDIQGTGAVTLAAILSAVGVTKVPLREQRILVFGPGAAGIGNADQIRGAMIVDGLAEKDSFKSFWAFDYRGLLTDDMEDVLDYQKPYVRSKEEVSSWTRSDDGKISLLEVIRQVKPTILIGTSGVASAFTEEMIKEMAKHVERPIIMPMSNPTNLAEAVPEDLIRWTDGKALIATGSPFEPVSYNGTKFEIGQANNAFVFPGLGLGAIVVRAKRITPAMFTAAADAVANGVDTDQPGGALLPNIRKLRDVSFAVAVAVGKAAIQDQVAQARISDIEQAVRDAMWKPEYAKVKAVENVIHHPH, encoded by the coding sequence ATGGAAGCATTTTATGTGAATAAGGACGGGTCATTATCCACCCCGCTACGGGGTAAGGATGTATTAGCCAATCCTCTTTTGAACAAGGGGGTCGCTTTTACCGAAGAGGAACGCAAAGAACTGGGGCTTGAAGGAATTCTTCCGCCAACCATCCTTTCTCTGGAAAAACAGAGCGTTCGGGCGTACCAGCAATTTTTGGCACAACCGACCATGCTGCGCAAAAACGCTTCCCTAAACGACCTTCACAATCGAAATGTCGTGCTGTACTATCGGCTGCTAACCGACCATTTGAGTGAGATGCTGCCTGTAGTCTACACTCCTACGGTTGGGACCGCGATTCAGGAATATAGTCATGAGTATAATCGCCCCGGCGGCGTCTATTTGTCGATTGATAACCCGAACGGCATCGGACAAGCATTCTATAATTCTGGCCTGAGCGGTGAGGATGTAGATCTGATTGTCGTGACGGATTCCGAAAGTATTTTGGGGATTGGTGACTGGGGTGTGGGAGGCATTAATATTGCCATCGGCAAGCTGGCTGTATATACGGCTGCGGCAGGAATACACCCGGGGCGGGTGCTGCCGATTGTGCTGGATGTGGGCACGAACAATGAAAAACTGCTGAATGATCCGCTGTATATCGGAAACCGCCATAAACGGGTTCGCGGAGAGGCTTATAACCAGTTTATTGATACCTTTATCAGCAAAACGTTAGCTCAATTCCCAAAGGCGCTTTTGCATTGGGAAGACGTGGGTAGTGTGAATGCACGCCATATTATCGGAAAATACGGTCAAAGTATTCTCACGTTTAACGATGACATTCAGGGTACGGGAGCCGTAACCTTGGCTGCAATTCTTTCGGCGGTAGGCGTCACCAAGGTTCCGCTGCGTGAGCAACGAATACTGGTCTTCGGCCCGGGAGCAGCGGGAATCGGCAACGCCGACCAAATTCGCGGGGCCATGATCGTGGACGGCCTTGCAGAAAAGGATTCCTTCAAGTCCTTTTGGGCCTTTGATTATCGAGGTCTGCTAACGGACGATATGGAGGATGTATTGGATTATCAGAAGCCGTATGTGCGCAGCAAGGAAGAAGTCAGCTCCTGGACCCGGTCTGATGACGGCAAAATATCGCTGCTGGAGGTCATCCGACAGGTGAAGCCTACGATATTGATCGGAACTTCCGGTGTAGCGAGTGCCTTTACCGAAGAGATGATCAAGGAAATGGCCAAGCATGTGGAGCGTCCCATTATTATGCCGATGTCTAACCCTACGAACCTGGCGGAAGCCGTGCCGGAGGATTTGATTCGATGGACAGATGGCAAGGCCTTAATCGCTACCGGAAGCCCCTTTGAACCTGTTAGCTATAACGGAACGAAATTTGAAATTGGACAGGCGAATAACGCCTTTGTTTTTCCGGGGCTTGGTCTGGGCGCAATTGTGGTCCGAGCAAAAAGAATTACACCCGCCATGTTTACCGCTGCGGCAGACGCTGTTGCCAATGGGGTGGATACCGATCAACCCGGAGGCGCATTGCTTCCCAACATCCGAAAATTACGGGATGTATCGTTTGCCGTTGCTGTTGCAGTAGGAAAAGCTGCGATTCAGGATCAGGTGGCTCAGGCACGCATTTCAGATATCGAGCAAGCCGTTCGGGATGCGATGTGGAAGCCGGAATATGCGAAGGTAAAAGCAGTGGAAAACGTAATACACCACCCGCATTAA
- a CDS encoding glycosyltransferase family 4 protein has product MNTMPEQDGKTVVLLLSWRDIRSPKSGGAEIFTHEMLKRSQQDRFQFIHFSPRFEGMPEEEIIDGITYIRKGNIYSVIYYAMRYYRHHRKYIDYVINQANTHQFFTRFWVEAPKRIFFIHQLTREIWFENAGFPLNHIGYRLEPLMLKLARKDRTITVSPSTRYDLLKLGFHPDRVHLLPEGIEFEHWPREQFLTKESNPTFMYAGRFVKYKGIDLVVEAFGELKKKFPQAMLWIAGKTDKTYVAEQLLPIMKRYGLTYGEPDEQGQSQADITFYGFVSAEHKLELMSRAHALVFPSLREGWGLTITEAAAVGTPSIVSNSPGLVDATDFGKSGYLCFHGDVRGLSEQMERAANGGEDYMAMRERAYQYALGFHFDHTAAAFEQLMGDWVKEAEQSGQSGHSLLHVQQ; this is encoded by the coding sequence GTGAATACAATGCCTGAACAGGATGGTAAAACCGTAGTTCTGTTGCTCTCCTGGCGTGACATTCGTTCACCTAAAAGCGGGGGAGCCGAAATTTTCACCCACGAAATGCTCAAACGCTCGCAGCAAGACCGTTTTCAGTTTATTCATTTTTCGCCCAGGTTCGAGGGGATGCCCGAGGAAGAAATCATAGACGGAATTACGTATATCCGAAAAGGAAACATCTATAGCGTTATTTATTATGCCATGCGCTATTATCGCCATCATCGTAAGTATATTGATTATGTGATTAATCAGGCGAACACGCATCAGTTTTTCACCCGTTTCTGGGTGGAGGCGCCCAAGCGAATTTTCTTTATACATCAGCTAACAAGGGAAATATGGTTTGAAAATGCTGGATTCCCGCTAAATCATATCGGATATCGCTTGGAGCCATTGATGCTCAAGCTTGCTCGTAAGGATCGGACAATTACCGTATCCCCATCTACCCGTTATGATCTGCTCAAGCTGGGCTTTCACCCGGATCGTGTTCATCTACTGCCTGAAGGCATCGAGTTTGAACACTGGCCTCGGGAACAATTTTTAACCAAGGAGTCCAATCCGACCTTTATGTACGCCGGACGCTTTGTAAAATATAAAGGCATTGATCTGGTGGTTGAAGCTTTTGGAGAGCTTAAGAAAAAATTCCCGCAGGCTATGTTATGGATCGCTGGAAAAACCGATAAAACCTATGTGGCAGAACAATTATTGCCGATTATGAAACGGTATGGATTGACCTACGGAGAACCGGATGAACAGGGACAATCCCAAGCGGATATTACCTTTTACGGATTCGTTTCAGCAGAGCATAAGCTGGAGCTGATGAGCCGCGCCCACGCGCTCGTATTCCCTTCCCTGCGTGAAGGCTGGGGCTTGACGATTACTGAAGCAGCGGCTGTGGGGACTCCCAGCATCGTCAGTAATTCACCCGGACTGGTGGATGCGACGGATTTTGGGAAAAGCGGATACCTGTGCTTCCACGGCGACGTCCGGGGATTATCTGAACAAATGGAAAGAGCAGCCAACGGCGGTGAAGACTATATGGCCATGCGTGAGCGGGCGTATCAGTATGCGCTGGGATTTCATTTTGATCATACGGCGGCTGCATTTGAGCAGTTAATGGGAGATTGGGTAAAGGAGGCGGAACAGAGTGGACAAAGTGGTCATTCTCTTCTCCACGTACAACAATGA
- a CDS encoding transporter encodes MTNRLRTLMFPLFNVLLNGFNFFFHIAASWYLTGQAYGQANALLALFALLSVLGLSIQLLTAKLVSKGDKKLPLSSLPLGSLLLKAPLLLTALAIVILLAFHPLLRSLLGVDSGPLFMLYGLVGLHILVSSCRGDLQGRERMLALNINYYIEVLGKLSLFFILAASGLKLEALLLASCGGMLLSLLHGWAVSVRGLSLLGHARERIPSGLWKSLGQDFTDSLITNLFILFCISIDMLYVQHYFPEQASGYAIALKYSQLVYYVSYSLIAAFIPKLGAQGHDRQALGKLVAVYAGLMAVAAICVYVGTTFVFPPSIPALFGSSYQSAEAYIPLGGWVYWLFSIVLFFVHVHVLVGRRKFMFGLLAGAATLLAAFHIAHQNPSDFLLSELIVYGAMSFYFVVDAYVYLFKIKLRGDSTREYNA; translated from the coding sequence GTGACAAACCGCCTGCGAACGTTGATGTTTCCTCTATTTAATGTGCTGCTGAACGGCTTTAATTTTTTCTTCCATATTGCAGCGAGCTGGTATCTTACCGGACAAGCTTATGGTCAGGCGAATGCGCTGCTGGCCCTCTTTGCACTTTTGTCCGTTTTGGGTCTGTCCATTCAGCTATTAACAGCCAAGCTGGTCTCCAAGGGAGACAAGAAGCTTCCATTGAGCAGCTTGCCACTTGGTTCCCTATTGCTAAAAGCACCACTGTTGCTAACCGCGCTTGCCATAGTCATTTTGCTGGCGTTTCATCCGCTGCTGCGCTCGCTATTAGGCGTGGATTCTGGCCCGCTGTTCATGCTGTATGGCTTGGTAGGGCTGCATATTCTCGTCAGCTCGTGCCGTGGAGATTTACAGGGCAGGGAACGCATGCTGGCTCTCAATATCAACTATTACATTGAGGTTTTAGGAAAGCTGAGCCTGTTTTTTATACTGGCTGCGTCAGGGCTTAAACTGGAGGCTTTGCTGCTGGCAAGCTGTGGGGGAATGCTGCTGTCGCTGCTTCACGGCTGGGCTGTTTCGGTTCGAGGCTTATCCTTACTCGGTCATGCCAGGGAACGTATACCTTCCGGGCTATGGAAATCACTAGGCCAGGATTTTACGGATAGTCTTATTACGAATTTATTTATTTTGTTCTGCATTTCCATTGACATGCTGTATGTGCAGCATTATTTTCCCGAACAGGCCAGTGGCTATGCGATTGCGCTGAAATATAGCCAGTTGGTCTATTACGTGTCGTACAGCCTGATTGCCGCCTTTATACCAAAGCTCGGTGCGCAGGGTCATGATCGCCAAGCCCTGGGCAAGCTGGTTGCCGTCTATGCCGGATTAATGGCTGTTGCAGCGATCTGTGTATATGTAGGCACCACCTTTGTATTCCCGCCCTCTATTCCCGCACTATTCGGGTCTTCATACCAGTCGGCAGAAGCCTATATTCCGCTAGGGGGATGGGTGTATTGGCTGTTTTCTATCGTGCTGTTCTTTGTTCATGTGCATGTGTTGGTGGGCAGGCGCAAATTTATGTTCGGGCTGCTGGCCGGAGCTGCAACTTTATTGGCAGCCTTTCATATTGCGCATCAAAACCCGTCTGACTTTCTGCTATCTGAATTGATTGTTTACGGCGCCATGTCTTTCTACTTTGTGGTAGATGCCTATGTATATTTGTTCAAAATAAAGCTAAGGGGGGATTCAACCCGTGAATACAATGCCTGA
- a CDS encoding AEC family transporter: MSVGHIFYILVPIFFVIILGWLAGHYKSFDASSSKALNSLVTKFALPAHLFIGITTTSRKSLIEQWPFLLALFIGIVGFYAVLLLVGRFAVKQSVKDASMFALNSAQPTFAFMGIPVLGAIYGSSAVAIPIAITGIVVNAVLDPAATIIATVASRNSGKERNGHLGKLIGDSILHGLREPLALVPLIGVILTLFGFHSPDLLNKSFNQIGDITSGAALFAVGVTIGVRNISFSITAIAIALLKTVVQPLLMLLLAYLCGLSSADTVKAVLLVSFPGSAVAAMIATRFESLESETASAFVISAVISLATLPVLISLLV, from the coding sequence ATGAGTGTCGGACATATCTTTTACATTTTGGTGCCTATTTTCTTCGTTATTATTTTAGGGTGGTTGGCAGGCCATTACAAAAGCTTCGATGCCTCTTCCTCGAAAGCCCTAAATTCACTGGTTACCAAATTTGCGCTACCCGCGCATTTATTTATCGGCATTACGACCACCAGCAGGAAATCTCTTATCGAGCAATGGCCTTTCTTGCTGGCTCTGTTCATCGGTATTGTCGGCTTTTATGCCGTCCTCCTGCTGGTGGGTCGGTTTGCGGTGAAGCAATCGGTAAAGGATGCATCCATGTTTGCTTTGAACTCGGCCCAGCCGACGTTTGCCTTTATGGGCATTCCGGTGCTGGGTGCCATCTACGGTTCCTCTGCTGTAGCTATCCCGATTGCGATTACGGGGATTGTAGTCAATGCTGTTCTTGATCCAGCGGCTACCATTATAGCTACCGTCGCCAGCCGGAACTCAGGCAAAGAGCGGAATGGTCACCTCGGAAAGCTTATTGGGGACTCCATTCTCCACGGTTTAAGAGAACCGCTGGCGCTGGTGCCGCTTATTGGTGTTATTTTGACCTTGTTCGGCTTCCACTCCCCGGATTTACTGAACAAATCGTTCAATCAAATCGGGGATATTACATCCGGGGCCGCTTTATTCGCGGTCGGTGTGACCATAGGTGTGCGCAATATCAGTTTCAGCATAACCGCCATTGCCATCGCGCTGTTAAAAACGGTAGTACAACCTCTATTGATGCTACTGCTTGCCTACCTGTGCGGTCTTTCGTCTGCCGATACGGTAAAAGCCGTATTGCTCGTTTCCTTCCCTGGCTCAGCCGTCGCTGCCATGATTGCTACGCGTTTTGAAAGTCTGGAATCGGAAACGGCCTCTGCTTTCGTCATTAGTGCGGTCATTTCTCTTGCTACACTGCCCGTGCTTATTTCACTGCTGGTGTGA
- a CDS encoding glycosyltransferase family 2 protein, which yields MDKVVILFSTYNNERTIEPCLRSCMWQNYKDLHIVIADDGSEDQTVETIRTLAAGSPVPVTILELPHGERGVARVKAVEEAGRLGAEYILVLDSDMILAEHLIQQSIDFFDHHQDIGALVVPEEAYSEAANFFSKVKVFERNVINNAGESLGKRSIEAARFWRMSAYESTGGFNAEQIAFEEIQPTLRYIESGGVIRRAVFTRVYHDEKQVYLRDVLRKKAYYFSVMDRTLSSEEGGLRKALERWYFFRPVLYTWSNLKSYIRHPLLTAGMLWMYACLTVIGAAAVLKGGGRHSGDLAKADKA from the coding sequence GTGGACAAAGTGGTCATTCTCTTCTCCACGTACAACAATGAACGGACGATAGAGCCTTGTTTGCGGAGCTGTATGTGGCAAAATTACAAGGATCTGCATATCGTGATTGCCGATGACGGCTCGGAGGATCAGACGGTGGAGACGATTCGTACCCTAGCCGCAGGGAGTCCAGTACCCGTAACGATATTGGAGCTTCCTCATGGAGAGCGGGGAGTTGCCAGAGTCAAGGCGGTTGAGGAAGCTGGACGTTTGGGTGCCGAATACATACTTGTATTGGATTCGGATATGATTTTAGCCGAGCATTTGATTCAGCAGAGCATCGACTTTTTTGACCATCATCAGGACATCGGCGCATTGGTCGTTCCCGAGGAGGCCTATTCGGAGGCGGCCAACTTTTTTTCCAAAGTCAAAGTCTTTGAGCGGAATGTGATTAACAACGCGGGTGAGAGCTTGGGAAAACGTTCGATTGAAGCGGCACGCTTCTGGCGAATGAGCGCTTATGAATCGACGGGCGGATTTAACGCGGAGCAGATTGCTTTTGAAGAAATACAGCCGACCCTGCGTTATATAGAGTCTGGCGGAGTCATCCGGCGGGCGGTGTTTACCCGTGTATATCATGATGAAAAACAAGTCTATCTGCGTGATGTATTACGTAAAAAAGCTTACTACTTCTCGGTGATGGATCGTACGCTGTCGTCTGAGGAGGGGGGATTGCGGAAGGCGCTGGAACGGTGGTACTTTTTCCGTCCGGTGCTATATACATGGAGCAATCTGAAAAGCTACATTCGTCACCCGCTGCTAACGGCGGGGATGCTGTGGATGTATGCATGCCTGACCGTGATTGGGGCAGCCGCCGTGTTGAAGGGCGGCGGCCGTCACTCAGGCGATCTCGCTAAGGCGGACAAGGCGTAA